In Chiroxiphia lanceolata isolate bChiLan1 chromosome 9, bChiLan1.pri, whole genome shotgun sequence, one DNA window encodes the following:
- the MED8 gene encoding mediator of RNA polymerase II transcription subunit 8 isoform X2 produces the protein MRQTEGRVPVFSHEVVPDHLRTKPDPEVEEQEKQLITDAARISPDAAQKQIQSLNKMCSNLLEKISKEERESESGGLRQNKQTFNPADTNALVAAVAFGKGLSNRRPPGSGASVQSGQPGAGAIIAGASGIQQVPMTGAPAQQQPMLAGVQMTPAGQPGKMPRWHKTNIKSASMHHTRGDLR, from the exons ATG CGGCAGACGGAGGGGCGTGTGCCCGTGTTCAGCCATGAGGTGGTGCCTGACCATCTCCGAACTAAGCCCGACCCTgaggtggaggagcaggagaagcagctgatCACTGATGCAGCTCGAATTAGCCCTGATGCAGCACAG aaaCAGATCCAAAGTCTGAACAAAATGTGCTCAAATCTACTGGAGAAAATCAGTAAGGAGGAGCGTGAATCTGAAAGTGGAG gTTTACGACAGAACAAGCAGACTTTCAACCCTGCAGATACCAATGCACTGGTAGCAGCTGTGGCCTTTGGGAAAGGGCTGTCAAACCGGAGACCCCCAGGCTCAGGGGCATCTGTCCAGTCAGGCCAACCAGGAGCTGGTGCCATCATTGCAGGGGCTTCAGGCATCCAGCAGGTCCCAATGACAGGGgcaccagctcagcagcagccaatgCTGGCAGGAGTACAGATGACGCCAGCAGGACAGCCAG GAAAAATGCCAAGGTGGCATAAAACAAACATCAAATCTGCCTCAATGCATCATACCAGAGGTGATCTGAGATGA
- the MED8 gene encoding mediator of RNA polymerase II transcription subunit 8 isoform X1, with protein sequence MQREEKQLELTLEALISQVADLKNSLVSFIYKLENEYDRLTWPSVLDSFALLSGQLNTLNKVLKHEKTPLLRNQVIIPLVLSPDRDEEIMRQTEGRVPVFSHEVVPDHLRTKPDPEVEEQEKQLITDAARISPDAAQKQIQSLNKMCSNLLEKISKEERESESGGLRQNKQTFNPADTNALVAAVAFGKGLSNRRPPGSGASVQSGQPGAGAIIAGASGIQQVPMTGAPAQQQPMLAGVQMTPAGQPGKMPRWHKTNIKSASMHHTRGDLR encoded by the exons agagaggagaagcagctggagctgaCCCTGGAGGCGCTCATCAGTCAGGTGGCCGACCTGAAGAACTCTTTGGTCAGTTTTATCTACAAGCTGGAGAACGAGTATGACCGACTCACCTG GCCATCAGTTCTGGACAGCTTTGCATTGCTCTCGGGGCAGCTGAATACCTTGAATAAAGTGCTAAAGCATGAGAAGACCCCACTACTGCGAAACCAGGTTATCATCCCCTTAGTGCTGTCTCCAGACCGCGATGAGGAGATCATG CGGCAGACGGAGGGGCGTGTGCCCGTGTTCAGCCATGAGGTGGTGCCTGACCATCTCCGAACTAAGCCCGACCCTgaggtggaggagcaggagaagcagctgatCACTGATGCAGCTCGAATTAGCCCTGATGCAGCACAG aaaCAGATCCAAAGTCTGAACAAAATGTGCTCAAATCTACTGGAGAAAATCAGTAAGGAGGAGCGTGAATCTGAAAGTGGAG gTTTACGACAGAACAAGCAGACTTTCAACCCTGCAGATACCAATGCACTGGTAGCAGCTGTGGCCTTTGGGAAAGGGCTGTCAAACCGGAGACCCCCAGGCTCAGGGGCATCTGTCCAGTCAGGCCAACCAGGAGCTGGTGCCATCATTGCAGGGGCTTCAGGCATCCAGCAGGTCCCAATGACAGGGgcaccagctcagcagcagccaatgCTGGCAGGAGTACAGATGACGCCAGCAGGACAGCCAG GAAAAATGCCAAGGTGGCATAAAACAAACATCAAATCTGCCTCAATGCATCATACCAGAGGTGATCTGAGATGA
- the ELOVL1 gene encoding elongation of very long chain fatty acids protein 1, with the protein MEGIVTMYQDFMKKADPRIADYPLMQSPFLVMGILLGYVYFVLSLGPRLMANRKPLNLKKFMVLYNFFLVGLSLYIVYEFLMAGWLTGYTWRCDPVDFSQDPKALRMVSVAWLFVFSKFIELTDTVIFVLRKKNEQVTFLHLFHHSVLPWSWWWGAKFGPGGMGSFHAMINSMVHVVMYFYYGLSAAGPAFQKYLWWKKHITAIQLAQFVIVSVHISQYYFMPNCQYQFPIFIHLIWIYGTIFFILFSNFWYQSYTKGKRLPRVAQQAAQHNGSSIHENGTVTNGKVKAN; encoded by the exons ATGGAGGGGATTGTGACCATGTATCAGGACTTCATGAAGAAAGCAG ACCCCCGCATCGCTGATTATCCACTGATGCAGTCCCCATTCCTTGTGATGGGCATCCTTCTGGGATATGTCTACTTTGTCCTATCCTTGGGTCCCCGGCTAATGGCCAACAGGAAGCCTTTAAACCTGAAGAAGTTCATGGTGCTATACAACTTCTTTCTGGTGGGACTCTCACTTTACATAGTCTATGAG TTCCTGATGGCAGGGTGGCTTACTGGGTACACCTGGCGATGTGACCCTGTGGACTTCTCGCAGGACCCCAAGGCCCTCAGG ATGGTCAGTGTTGCTTGgctctttgttttctccaaGTTCATCGAACTGACGGACACG GTGATCTTTGTCCTGCGGAAGAAGAACGAACAGGTCACATTCCTGCACCTTTTCCACCACTCTGTTCTGCCATGGAGCTGGTGGTGGGGAGCAAAGTTTGGTCCAG GGGGAATGGGCTCATTCCATGCCATGATCAATTCCATGGTGCACGTTGTCATGTACTTCTACTACGGGCTCTcagcagcaggacctgcctttcagaAGTACCTGTGGTGGAAGAAACACATCACGGCCATCCAGCTG GCACAGTTTGTGATTGTCTCCGTCCACATCTCCCAGTATTACTTCATGCCCAACTGCCAGTACCAGTTCCCCATCTTCATCCACCTTATCTGGATTTATGGGACCAtcttcttcatcctcttctCCAACTTCTGGTACCAGTCCTACACCAAGGGCAAACGGTTGCCCAGGGTGGCTCAACAAGCAGCCCAGCACAACGGCAGCAGCATCCATGAAAATGGCACTGTCACCAACGGCAAGGTCAAAGCCAACTAG